One genomic region from Mycoplasmopsis meleagridis encodes:
- the tsaE gene encoding tRNA (adenosine(37)-N6)-threonylcarbamoyltransferase complex ATPase subunit type 1 TsaE: MSIKEKTFIIKKEINLSEVAKYVLNNLTLSKFVLLKGELGAGKTALTKAIATELDIKENVTSPTFNYLKIYNNLIHIDAYNLRDNLDEFSDYFENKIVVVEWAENICIDYDNFVDIEIEVLEDNSRKYKVKVIK; encoded by the coding sequence ATGTCAATAAAAGAAAAAACATTCATTATTAAAAAGGAAATCAATTTATCTGAAGTCGCAAAATATGTTTTAAATAATTTGACATTATCCAAATTTGTCTTACTAAAAGGCGAATTAGGTGCAGGTAAGACAGCTTTAACTAAAGCAATTGCTACTGAATTAGACATAAAAGAAAATGTAACTTCTCCAACATTTAATTATTTAAAAATTTACAATAATTTAATTCACATTGATGCTTATAATTTGAGAGATAACCTAGATGAATTTAGCGATTATTTTGAAAATAAAATTGTTGTAGTTGAATGAGCTGAAAATATATGTATTGATTATGATAATTTTGTTGACATAGAAATAGAAGTTTTAGAGGATAATTCAAGAAAATATAAAGTAAAGGTAATAAAATAA
- a CDS encoding OppA family ABC transporter substrate-binding lipoprotein: MHKFWFFLAAISSLSFIASSCNVREINNSSTYIKNYNFANEHLSEITINKVSKINSDYEAIMHAPLIEWKFTNKAKFDSINNNFYESSFKYLNFGLASSIILHLNNGEIKEYSKDNIVDFPSNSNSKFGIIQTYNDEQNNINSHDFFENLSKATKVEFILKKYYYVNYKNEKVNRLINASDYWNSLKKDFDNVNNLFDSYYINRPLKEDFTNNIVFNNSHNSPYFKDFLLNEIPNNLIFNPLPFENQENNIKTFLFSSYYILNSNELDKQVFFKNEFYPNYNFRFSENTLKKIIFKYNSFPIDNSIYNFKQSELFKQNLVSEIQYDTLNQSQKTDVDNNPLSYGITYQNSNSLSNNTNKIFLNKNLNDINKEKNNFLFLSLFYGNDYFKDLNKNFYNLNSLKFRNYLIEAINIFSFNYLNNNSTYFNSISPQNLVFKNSFRDIKISDLVDNVNVDYIFDKNKLIFLNKYELENNYQRNLIDNYEALKNPYLSVIKVNMTTLIDNFYNEFQINKNEKIVGTLPIFDEYSYSKKLLYDQISKIINSLDERLNIQFEFCKKNSKEYVYQYKDLTFQNNYFSFYLLNLLTDKNIDLKNVIDNLKEVNNIDFNNITIKPLIKIKEIYESSTNNLDFENKINNLTINEQFIFLKAIDYLLQIPLAINSISINMPKKVLVQIQFIKPLNDLGYTKFQDIETLI, encoded by the coding sequence ATGCATAAATTTTGGTTTTTTTTAGCAGCAATTTCCTCACTTTCATTTATTGCTTCTTCATGCAATGTAAGAGAAATTAATAATTCTTCTACTTATATTAAAAATTATAATTTTGCTAATGAACATTTAAGTGAAATAACTATAAATAAGGTTAGTAAGATAAATAGCGATTATGAAGCAATTATGCATGCCCCTTTAATTGAATGAAAATTTACTAATAAAGCAAAATTTGATTCAATTAATAATAATTTTTATGAAAGTTCGTTTAAATACTTAAATTTTGGTCTTGCTAGTTCAATAATATTACATTTAAATAATGGAGAAATTAAAGAATATAGTAAAGATAATATTGTTGATTTTCCTTCGAATTCTAATTCTAAATTTGGCATTATACAAACATATAATGATGAGCAAAATAATATTAATTCGCATGATTTTTTTGAAAATCTTAGTAAGGCAACAAAAGTTGAATTTATCTTAAAAAAATATTATTATGTAAATTATAAAAATGAAAAAGTAAATAGATTAATTAACGCTAGTGATTATTGAAATTCCTTAAAAAAAGATTTTGATAATGTAAATAATTTATTTGATTCATACTACATAAATAGACCATTAAAAGAAGATTTTACTAATAACATTGTTTTTAATAATAGTCATAATTCGCCTTATTTTAAGGATTTTTTGTTAAATGAAATTCCAAATAATTTAATATTTAATCCTTTACCTTTTGAAAATCAAGAAAATAATATTAAGACTTTTCTTTTTAGTTCTTATTATATTTTGAATTCAAATGAACTTGATAAACAAGTTTTCTTTAAAAATGAATTTTATCCTAATTACAACTTTAGATTTTCAGAAAATACATTAAAAAAAATAATTTTCAAATACAATTCATTTCCTATTGATAATTCCATTTATAACTTTAAGCAAAGTGAATTGTTCAAACAAAATTTAGTTTCTGAAATTCAATATGATACTCTAAATCAAAGTCAAAAAACTGATGTTGACAATAATCCTTTGTCTTATGGTATAACATATCAAAATAGTAATAGTTTATCTAATAACACTAACAAAATTTTTTTAAACAAAAATTTGAATGATATTAATAAAGAAAAAAATAATTTTCTTTTCTTGTCTTTGTTTTACGGAAACGACTATTTTAAAGATTTAAACAAAAATTTCTATAATTTAAATTCGTTAAAATTTCGCAATTATTTAATTGAAGCAATAAATATTTTTAGTTTTAATTATTTGAATAATAATTCTACTTATTTTAATAGTATAAGCCCACAAAATCTTGTTTTTAAAAATAGTTTTAGAGATATTAAAATTAGTGATTTAGTAGATAACGTTAATGTTGATTATATTTTTGATAAAAATAAATTAATTTTTTTAAATAAATATGAATTAGAAAATAATTATCAAAGAAATTTAATCGATAATTATGAAGCTTTAAAAAATCCATATTTATCGGTAATAAAAGTGAATATGACTACTTTAATAGATAATTTTTATAATGAATTTCAGATAAATAAAAATGAAAAAATAGTTGGAACTTTACCTATTTTTGATGAATATAGTTATTCGAAAAAATTATTGTATGATCAAATTTCTAAAATCATTAATTCTTTGGATGAAAGATTGAATATCCAATTTGAATTTTGTAAAAAGAATTCTAAAGAATATGTTTATCAATACAAGGATTTAACTTTTCAAAATAATTATTTTTCTTTTTATCTTTTAAATTTATTGACTGATAAAAATATTGATTTAAAAAATGTTATTGATAATTTAAAAGAAGTTAATAATATTGATTTTAATAATATAACTATAAAACCTTTAATTAAAATCAAAGAAATATATGAAAGTTCAACGAATAATTTAGATTTTGAAAACAAAATTAATAATCTAACAATTAATGAACAATTTATCTTTCTTAAAGCAATTGATTATTTATTGCAAATTCCTTTAGCAATAAATAGTATTTCTATTAATATGCCTAAAAAAGTGTTAGTACAAATACAATTTATTAAACCATTAAATGATTTAGGTTATACAAAATTTCAGGACATAGAGACTTTAATATAA
- a CDS encoding BMP family ABC transporter substrate-binding protein: MKKLTKSWLTMGGLFAASVPALAAVSCEENYVHRNAPAEKDRIAEIVLNNDFKITNDNVGNNNHVAVVTDGGDIDDKSFNQSSWEGVIRLMEQNKISPDNYAIYQTQNNNFSDQYNAALDNGSRYIVLTGFHHLDPLLSWIKQDGVLKRIKDNNVIFLTIDFAIDTNSDGARELAGHTIALTYDVKQAAYMAGWAAGEFLKEKYANEPEKRNFGTFGGGTFPGVTDFNEGFMKGLIDYNKENPEAKVTIKTKNKGNVYLNSLFEINDSSKQSEVRTEVLDLNPTLVLPVAGRWNQYVSANHVQYIVGVDTDQALGDDAHKDVYLTSILKAVGQSVYDTIGYLLTTDLTNGELTKSKLGGFELNKTSGSFNKGYADKWVGLAQTHLEGGDKALAEKAIEVGKAKYSALSSSDKEWLESNKVTRDGQVVQDGQKRINDLALLLDPSAVTTPTVTTPTPSVPNVSGSGESTTTQGSESSTSGTQSGSSTPNAESGTSSNTNSGTTTEGAATAK, encoded by the coding sequence ATGAAAAAACTTACAAAAAGCTGACTAACTATGGGCGGACTTTTTGCAGCTTCTGTGCCTGCATTAGCTGCTGTTTCATGTGAAGAAAATTATGTTCACAGAAACGCCCCAGCTGAAAAAGATAGAATCGCTGAAATCGTTTTGAACAATGATTTTAAAATTACAAATGATAATGTTGGAAACAACAATCATGTTGCAGTTGTAACTGATGGTGGTGATATTGACGATAAATCATTCAATCAATCTTCATGAGAAGGCGTTATTCGTTTGATGGAACAAAACAAGATTTCACCAGATAATTACGCTATTTATCAAACTCAAAATAACAACTTTAGTGACCAATACAATGCTGCACTTGATAATGGATCAAGATACATTGTGTTGACAGGTTTTCACCATTTAGATCCACTACTTTCTTGAATTAAACAAGATGGTGTTTTGAAAAGAATCAAAGACAACAACGTTATTTTCTTAACAATTGATTTTGCAATTGATACAAATAGCGATGGCGCAAGAGAATTAGCTGGTCATACTATTGCTTTAACATATGACGTTAAACAAGCTGCATATATGGCAGGTTGAGCAGCTGGTGAATTTTTAAAAGAAAAATATGCTAATGAACCAGAAAAAAGAAATTTTGGTACCTTTGGTGGAGGAACTTTCCCAGGAGTTACTGACTTTAATGAAGGTTTCATGAAGGGATTAATCGATTATAACAAGGAAAATCCTGAAGCAAAAGTAACAATTAAAACCAAAAATAAGGGTAATGTATACTTAAATTCGTTATTTGAAATTAACGATAGCAGTAAACAATCTGAAGTTAGAACAGAAGTGCTTGATTTAAATCCAACACTAGTATTACCTGTTGCTGGAAGATGAAATCAATATGTTAGTGCTAACCACGTTCAATATATAGTCGGTGTTGACACAGATCAAGCTCTAGGAGACGATGCACACAAAGATGTATATTTAACATCAATTCTTAAAGCTGTTGGACAATCAGTTTATGATACTATAGGATACTTGTTAACTACAGATCTTACAAATGGGGAATTAACAAAATCTAAGTTAGGTGGATTTGAATTAAATAAAACGAGCGGTTCATTTAACAAAGGTTATGCAGATAAATGAGTTGGTTTGGCTCAAACGCACTTAGAAGGCGGAGATAAAGCTCTTGCTGAAAAAGCTATTGAGGTTGGAAAAGCTAAATATAGTGCTCTTTCATCATCTGATAAAGAATGATTAGAAAGTAATAAAGTAACAAGAGATGGTCAAGTTGTTCAAGATGGTCAAAAAAGAATCAATGATTTAGCATTATTGTTAGATCCTTCTGCAGTAACTACTCCAACAGTAACAACGCCTACTCCATCAGTTCCTAATGTTTCTGGTTCAGGCGAATCAACTACAACTCAAGGATCAGAATCATCAACTTCAGGAACACAATCAGGTAGTTCAACTCCAAATGCAGAAAGTGGAACTTCTTCAAATACCAATAGCGGAACTACAACTGAAGGCGCTGCAACAGCGAAATAG
- a CDS encoding lipoprotein 17-related variable surface protein, whose translation MKKKFIFSLSTISSLSTFVFLSAQCTSVNNEDENNSTNSKNQTINKNEELKKIITTAKITPITTNKKFADMQDIRNYNIENVDLNSYEIDIYDLKYLGAGRATYKVSIKDKATDQIYKDDDNIRQIEDIFIENENTKQPTGDEVNNNSSTENTSPDSSISDENTTQDNTNSSTEANEEFNEIIQFSTGSSLYGVFNSPQSSITNDNTNQDVSINIDKSSLQLTDQQRVAFTYNVVKNNTNKILKTAQAEITVTKPISAEEFAKINEQIIILAENKDEEYNQASKEELLSNVTQWTKIKNNFSKITSIIGLKSQESNNGVVVSYKIADNLNPENQSQEYQITFNNLPSSNEKMQLSKITVSYFTENANNTDANELQVSNIVANNTGEYWTSEIKFVNQEATQDEINNGYRLVSLRASERNKEGYKIVRKVNVHKSDKNIILKNRENIKQFKLVQEPEAKELLQTLQNGSSLRYDYKTATIYENKDGKRITLFTFLNPNSIANSKLTLATKNGNSFTNATVKLNVKDKKYGLSFFIGKYDSNPELQRYDNRESVVENQEFTILTKEELTAYAKTFANTIEYDNASSQYVFNFDKNNIRHEDIKNNLTLSEPTYTQNNSTGSVTVKYKLTQTTPNSEISAESEKVITGFKKSNLESLLNDVTVEINDKTNTLPSNVNENNIKLKKNNQEATFESGISISKTTKDANNSLGRVTVVITLTKDNDTFAKEYTIEGLKTGEALNFEEAKSHISLTFNGDKKYTNKNDVKKENINAAFSGEFTQKDKINLKVKNISVIENKEAVNVELELSNKENPSEIATYNIEIDGFAPELSAWAKKYAEGKKLFSLVGDQALQTKVKEEINKSKTKSVDIRIDSNIISYKGKTLPKTLKSPIIALNDEVLNDYNQKHYTFPINTHQKKQSTPSINYDNNQGIKSNNLGLALTIENEKVVIKYKLIGDKQKKIDTIYTQELF comes from the coding sequence ATGAAAAAGAAATTTATTTTTTCCCTCTCAACAATAAGTTCGCTAAGCACTTTTGTTTTTCTCTCTGCTCAATGTACAAGCGTTAATAATGAGGATGAAAATAATTCCACAAACTCAAAAAATCAAACAATAAACAAAAATGAAGAATTAAAAAAAATAATCACTACTGCAAAAATCACACCTATTACAACTAATAAAAAATTTGCGGACATGCAAGATATTAGAAATTACAATATTGAAAATGTTGATTTAAACTCTTATGAAATAGACATATATGATCTAAAATACCTTGGCGCAGGTAGAGCTACTTACAAAGTAAGTATCAAAGATAAGGCAACTGATCAAATATATAAAGATGACGATAATATTAGACAAATTGAAGATATTTTTATAGAAAATGAAAATACTAAACAACCTACTGGGGATGAAGTAAATAATAATTCTTCAACTGAAAATACTTCGCCAGATAGTTCTATTTCTGATGAAAATACAACACAAGATAATACTAACAGTTCTACAGAAGCTAATGAAGAATTTAATGAAATTATCCAATTTAGCACTGGTTCTTCTTTATATGGCGTTTTCAATTCGCCTCAAAGTTCAATAACAAATGACAACACAAATCAAGATGTTTCAATAAATATTGACAAATCATCTCTTCAATTAACTGATCAACAAAGAGTTGCTTTTACTTATAATGTAGTAAAAAATAATACAAATAAAATATTAAAAACTGCGCAAGCAGAAATAACTGTAACTAAACCAATATCAGCAGAAGAATTTGCAAAAATTAATGAACAAATAATTATTCTTGCTGAAAATAAAGATGAAGAATATAATCAAGCTTCGAAAGAAGAATTATTATCAAATGTTACACAATGAACAAAAATTAAAAATAACTTTAGTAAAATCACTTCAATTATTGGACTAAAATCCCAAGAAAGTAATAACGGAGTAGTTGTTTCTTACAAAATAGCGGATAATTTAAATCCTGAAAATCAAAGTCAAGAATACCAAATTACTTTTAACAACCTTCCTAGTTCAAATGAAAAAATGCAACTTAGTAAAATTACTGTAAGTTATTTTACCGAAAATGCTAATAATACTGATGCAAATGAATTACAAGTGAGTAACATAGTAGCAAATAATACTGGTGAATATTGAACATCTGAAATTAAATTTGTAAATCAAGAAGCCACACAAGACGAAATAAATAATGGCTATAGACTAGTTAGTCTAAGAGCAAGCGAAAGAAACAAAGAAGGATATAAAATAGTAAGAAAAGTTAATGTTCATAAAAGCGATAAAAATATTATTCTTAAAAATAGAGAAAATATTAAGCAATTTAAGCTAGTTCAAGAACCTGAAGCTAAAGAATTATTACAAACATTGCAAAATGGTTCTTCTTTAAGATACGATTATAAAACTGCAACTATTTACGAGAATAAAGATGGCAAAAGAATTACATTATTTACTTTTTTAAATCCTAATTCTATTGCTAATAGTAAATTAACTTTAGCAACAAAAAATGGAAATAGTTTCACTAATGCAACAGTTAAGTTGAATGTTAAAGATAAAAAATACGGATTAAGCTTTTTTATAGGCAAATATGATTCTAATCCTGAATTACAAAGATATGATAATAGAGAAAGTGTAGTTGAAAATCAAGAATTTACAATTCTTACAAAAGAGGAATTAACTGCCTATGCAAAAACTTTCGCTAACACAATAGAATATGACAATGCATCTAGTCAATATGTTTTTAATTTTGATAAAAATAACATTAGACATGAGGATATAAAAAATAACTTAACTTTAAGTGAGCCAACCTATACGCAAAATAATTCTACAGGCAGCGTAACTGTTAAATATAAGTTAACACAAACTACACCTAATTCTGAAATAAGTGCTGAGAGCGAAAAAGTTATTACAGGATTTAAAAAAAGTAATCTTGAATCACTATTAAACGATGTAACAGTTGAAATTAATGATAAAACAAATACTTTACCTTCTAACGTAAATGAAAATAACATCAAATTAAAGAAAAACAATCAGGAAGCAACGTTTGAATCAGGTATTAGCATTTCTAAAACAACTAAGGATGCTAACAATTCTTTAGGTAGAGTAACTGTAGTAATAACTTTGACAAAAGATAATGATACTTTTGCTAAGGAATATACAATAGAAGGCTTAAAAACAGGTGAAGCATTAAATTTTGAAGAAGCTAAAAGTCATATTTCTCTTACATTTAATGGAGATAAAAAATACACCAATAAAAATGATGTCAAAAAAGAAAATATTAATGCCGCATTTTCTGGAGAATTTACTCAAAAAGATAAAATTAATTTAAAAGTTAAAAATATTTCTGTTATCGAAAATAAAGAAGCAGTAAATGTTGAACTAGAATTAAGTAATAAAGAAAATCCAAGCGAAATAGCAACTTATAATATAGAAATTGACGGTTTCGCTCCAGAATTAAGCGCTTGAGCCAAAAAATATGCCGAAGGAAAAAAATTATTTTCTCTTGTTGGAGATCAAGCATTACAAACAAAAGTTAAAGAAGAAATAAATAAGTCAAAAACTAAATCGGTAGACATAAGAATAGATAGCAATATTATTTCTTATAAAGGAAAAACTTTACCAAAAACACTTAAATCTCCTATTATTGCTTTAAATGATGAAGTTTTAAATGATTATAATCAAAAGCACTATACTTTTCCTATCAACACTCATCAAAAGAAACAATCAACTCCTTCAATTAATTATGATAATAATCAAGGAATTAAATCAAATAATTTAGGTCTTGCACTAACTATAGAAAATGAAAAAGTAGTCATCAAATATAAACTAATTGGCGATAAACAAAAGAAAATCGACACGATCTATACTCAAGAATTATTTTAA
- a CDS encoding ABC transporter permease subunit, which translates to MKHLEDNKDLFIFKKAENNFNVSTKSYSSSKYLKRFFNKKINITFFIIFILFLLFIFLSMIFYPYSPNKAVGNSNLFSNLPNYFFPYKTERFNLNDYTYNLIKEANKVNSSVISKEIFISDQVSLTYNSYLLLEVVKKHNYVLFFGTNNLAISRFSNFVFSFGYSFLTLFLITFIQIFIGIFLGLIIGYFNNKKIPQISYLIFNSLSVIPFVILIILTFKITSFSLWKMFVFFSIFGFINSFYLTYNKTIEIKENEYLNAYKIGGSNNIRIIFKYIFPQVFFYQLSLFGENLIMNIIALCSLAFFDVEGFDNYLNIGNLFKQLIVDFDNLSYVIFVIVFTTSFICILKVLAINLYLAYDVKNK; encoded by the coding sequence ATGAAACATTTAGAAGATAATAAAGATTTATTCATATTTAAAAAAGCTGAGAATAATTTTAACGTTTCTACTAAAAGCTATAGTTCGTCTAAATATTTAAAAAGATTTTTTAACAAAAAAATTAATATTACATTTTTTATTATTTTCATTTTGTTTTTATTATTTATTTTTCTAAGTATGATTTTTTATCCTTATTCACCGAATAAAGCAGTAGGAAATTCAAATTTATTCTCTAATTTACCTAATTATTTTTTTCCTTATAAAACAGAGCGTTTTAATCTAAATGATTATACTTATAACCTTATAAAAGAGGCAAATAAGGTAAATTCATCAGTTATATCAAAAGAAATTTTTATTTCAGATCAAGTTAGTCTTACCTATAATTCTTATTTGCTTTTAGAAGTAGTAAAAAAACATAATTATGTATTATTTTTTGGAACAAATAATTTAGCAATTAGTAGATTTAGCAATTTTGTATTTTCATTTGGATATTCATTTTTAACTTTATTTTTAATAACCTTTATTCAAATTTTTATTGGTATATTTTTAGGTTTGATAATTGGATATTTTAATAATAAAAAAATACCTCAAATTTCTTATTTAATTTTTAATAGTTTAAGTGTAATTCCTTTTGTTATTTTAATTATTCTTACTTTTAAAATAACTTCTTTTTCACTATGAAAAATGTTTGTGTTCTTTAGTATTTTCGGTTTTATAAATAGTTTTTATTTAACTTATAATAAAACAATTGAAATTAAAGAAAACGAATATTTAAATGCCTATAAAATAGGCGGAAGTAATAATATAAGAATTATTTTTAAATATATTTTTCCACAAGTTTTTTTCTATCAATTAAGTTTATTTGGGGAAAATTTAATAATGAATATAATTGCTTTATGTTCTCTTGCCTTTTTTGATGTTGAAGGTTTTGATAATTATTTAAATATAGGAAATTTATTTAAACAACTTATAGTAGATTTTGATAATTTATCGTATGTAATATTTGTTATAGTTTTTACTACTTCATTTATTTGCATTTTGAAAGTTTTAGCAATTAATCTATATTTAGCATATGATGTAAAAAATAAATAG
- a CDS encoding ABC transporter permease subunit produces the protein MKFAIYLFKKVFLSLGTLVVVSMFAYLFLFSLIEKEKSLSQSFISFFKNIFNGFGLIRNSSLRIEYNSNLNLFLNHLQYTFIFILFSLLIASFLGLFLGILFGLNSNKKSSIIFSFLIFIITSLPIFILAPIFILIAQNNDLPIIFLKPNEYGLFWSFLSLIFPVVLLSLVPLTYIFISTKNLIMQSFLEEYVIQMKALGLSNWLILKNALIRNIFANYFANLLNVVLITLGISFILERIFDIPGESLFLINMFDLKEVEAIITFIILNISFLLSLNIISQLLYIYLANLIKETNIDEYTSSIRIRKIVRKKYETFRR, from the coding sequence ATGAAATTTGCTATTTATTTGTTTAAAAAAGTATTTTTATCATTAGGCACATTAGTAGTAGTTTCTATGTTTGCCTATCTTTTTTTGTTTTCTTTAATAGAAAAAGAAAAATCTTTGAGTCAAAGTTTTATTTCTTTTTTTAAAAATATTTTTAATGGTTTTGGTTTAATAAGAAATTCAAGTTTAAGAATCGAATACAATAGTAATTTAAACTTGTTTTTAAATCATTTACAATATACTTTTATTTTTATTCTCTTTTCTCTACTAATAGCGAGTTTTTTAGGTCTTTTTTTAGGCATATTATTCGGATTAAATAGCAATAAAAAATCTTCGATAATATTTTCTTTTCTTATTTTTATAATTACTTCTTTACCAATTTTTATTCTCGCTCCTATTTTTATACTAATAGCTCAGAATAATGATTTGCCTATTATATTTTTAAAACCCAATGAATATGGTTTATTTTGATCTTTTTTATCTTTAATTTTTCCTGTAGTTTTACTATCATTAGTGCCTCTAACTTATATTTTTATTTCTACTAAAAATCTTATTATGCAATCTTTTTTAGAAGAATACGTTATTCAGATGAAAGCACTTGGATTAAGTAATTGATTAATTTTAAAGAACGCTTTGATTAGAAATATTTTTGCTAACTATTTTGCTAATTTACTTAATGTAGTTTTAATTACTTTGGGAATAAGTTTTATTTTAGAAAGAATTTTTGATATTCCAGGCGAATCTTTGTTTTTGATTAATATGTTTGATTTAAAAGAAGTAGAAGCAATAATTACTTTCATAATTCTAAATATTAGTTTTTTACTATCTCTTAACATAATTAGCCAATTGCTTTATATTTATTTAGCTAATTTGATTAAAGAAACAAACATTGATGAATACACTAGCTCAATTAGAATTAGAAAAATAGTAAGGAAAAAATATGAAACATTTAGAAGATAA
- the tuf gene encoding elongation factor Tu: MAKLDFNRSKDHVNIGTIGHVDHGKTTLTAAIATVLAKKGLAEARDYASIDNAPEEKARGITINTSHIEYETEKRHYAHVDCPGHADYIKNMITGAAQMDGAILVVAATDGPMPQTREHILLSKQVGVPRMVVFLNKCDMVDDEEMLELVEIEVRDLLSKYGFDGDNTPIIRGSAKLACEGDAKYEEKIMELMDTVDSWIETPVKEFDKPFLMAVEDVFTITGRGTVATGRVERGRLTLNEEVEIVGLKPTKKTVVTGMEMFRKNLKEVQAGDNAGLLLRGIEKSQIERGQVIAKPGSIIPHTEFKAAIYVLTKEEGGRHTPFFKNYKPQFYFRTTDVTGGVEFEAGREMVTPGENVDLVVKLIAPIAVEEGTKFSIREGGHTVGYGSVTNIIK; the protein is encoded by the coding sequence ATGGCAAAATTAGATTTTAATCGTAGTAAAGACCACGTTAATATTGGTACAATTGGCCATGTTGATCATGGTAAAACTACTTTAACTGCTGCTATTGCAACAGTTTTGGCTAAAAAAGGTTTAGCAGAAGCTCGTGATTATGCTTCTATCGATAATGCTCCTGAAGAAAAAGCCCGTGGTATAACAATCAATACTTCGCATATTGAATATGAAACTGAAAAACGTCACTATGCTCACGTCGATTGTCCTGGACATGCTGACTATATCAAAAATATGATTACTGGTGCTGCTCAAATGGATGGTGCAATTTTAGTTGTTGCGGCAACTGATGGCCCTATGCCTCAAACTCGTGAACACATTCTTCTTTCAAAACAAGTTGGTGTTCCTCGTATGGTTGTTTTCTTAAACAAATGTGATATGGTTGATGACGAAGAAATGCTTGAATTAGTTGAAATAGAAGTTAGAGACTTATTAAGCAAATATGGTTTTGACGGTGATAATACTCCAATTATTCGTGGTTCAGCTAAATTAGCCTGTGAAGGCGATGCTAAATACGAAGAAAAAATTATGGAATTAATGGATACAGTAGATTCATGAATTGAAACTCCTGTTAAAGAATTTGACAAACCATTCTTAATGGCTGTTGAAGACGTATTTACCATTACTGGTCGTGGAACAGTTGCAACAGGTCGTGTTGAAAGAGGAAGATTGACTCTTAATGAAGAAGTTGAAATTGTTGGTTTAAAACCAACTAAAAAAACTGTTGTTACCGGTATGGAAATGTTCCGTAAAAATCTTAAAGAAGTACAAGCAGGTGATAATGCCGGTTTATTACTTCGTGGTATTGAAAAGTCACAAATTGAACGTGGTCAAGTTATTGCAAAACCTGGTTCAATTATTCCTCATACAGAATTTAAGGCTGCTATTTATGTTTTAACCAAGGAAGAGGGTGGTCGCCATACACCATTTTTCAAAAATTACAAACCTCAATTCTATTTCCGTACAACTGATGTTACTGGTGGCGTAGAATTCGAAGCAGGACGTGAAATGGTTACACCTGGGGAAAACGTTGATTTAGTAGTTAAATTAATTGCTCCTATTGCTGTTGAAGAGGGAACTAAATTCTCAATTCGTGAAGGCGGACACACCGTAGGTTATGGAAGTGTTACAAACATTATTAAATAG